A section of the Methanocaldococcus sp. FS406-22 genome encodes:
- the hmdC gene encoding 5,10-methenyltetrahydromethanopterin hydrogenase cofactor biosynthesis protein HmdC yields MRDLIKEAVNSLDSALELRKLIIEKLNEKKLKESDIVEIVDAVDDLSLEEIQKLGSNLRTFPMGCDLVEIAVGPCSSSLTLTQLIENCILTDFMGFPIHICSYAVADIAEREGLKPIDVLKMILNEVDVPIDIDHFGMYGAMRFPKEITHCYGDCYFKGPPFKGCPRNRIHKRLIEKEKEHADEFEEWIKLASTVCINVVEEQGGEEHAAPLEEMAIVAKTAKKYGKGLEGIFHIGDGYDDLITGLKACIDLDVDVFVVEGAPFNRAKDRLKAFAKAVAVSRILVKGGVVATNGAYEDECRVGLRSGLNTILTGFPLNHHGYMCGYSPGTAKRGNFGLRRVVRIIKEEIKAGNVNATFIDKDMVKAIALGNRFLKGNVYPYNIGGFYLGDAHWAAIKESNLCRKLRVNKTIDDISAEKVGLIGGRYISWAIAEKAEEVYISDTDSWVEKATIKILNEAGINAYPCNGDDKKAVESSEKAYITTFIPNIALRILNKLRDDKVELLI; encoded by the coding sequence ATGAGAGATTTGATAAAAGAAGCAGTTAATAGCTTAGATTCAGCATTAGAGCTAAGAAAATTAATTATAGAAAAATTAAATGAGAAAAAGCTAAAAGAAAGTGATATAGTTGAGATTGTTGATGCAGTTGATGATTTATCTTTAGAAGAGATTCAAAAATTAGGAAGCAATTTAAGAACATTTCCAATGGGATGTGATTTGGTAGAGATTGCTGTAGGCCCGTGCTCATCCTCACTAACATTAACTCAACTCATTGAAAACTGCATCTTAACGGACTTTATGGGATTCCCAATTCATATTTGCTCTTATGCAGTTGCAGATATTGCTGAAAGAGAGGGATTAAAGCCCATAGATGTCTTAAAAATGATTTTAAATGAGGTAGATGTGCCGATAGATATAGACCACTTTGGAATGTATGGGGCAATGAGGTTTCCTAAGGAGATAACTCACTGCTATGGAGATTGCTATTTCAAAGGTCCTCCATTTAAGGGATGTCCAAGAAATAGAATCCATAAAAGGCTAATTGAGAAGGAGAAGGAGCATGCAGATGAGTTTGAAGAATGGATAAAGTTGGCATCAACAGTATGTATAAATGTTGTTGAGGAGCAGGGTGGGGAGGAGCATGCCGCCCCATTAGAGGAGATGGCAATTGTTGCAAAGACAGCTAAAAAGTATGGTAAGGGTTTGGAAGGCATTTTCCATATTGGAGATGGATACGATGATTTAATAACTGGATTAAAGGCATGTATTGATTTAGATGTTGATGTGTTTGTTGTTGAAGGAGCCCCATTTAACAGGGCTAAGGATAGATTAAAAGCCTTTGCTAAAGCTGTGGCAGTATCGAGAATATTAGTTAAAGGGGGAGTTGTAGCAACAAATGGGGCTTATGAGGATGAATGCAGAGTTGGTTTAAGAAGTGGATTAAACACTATATTAACTGGTTTTCCATTAAATCATCATGGATATATGTGTGGCTATAGCCCAGGAACTGCAAAGAGAGGGAATTTTGGTTTAAGGAGGGTTGTAAGGATAATTAAGGAGGAGATAAAGGCTGGAAATGTCAATGCAACGTTCATAGATAAAGACATGGTTAAAGCAATTGCCTTAGGAAATAGGTTTTTGAAAGGTAATGTTTATCCTTACAACATTGGAGGGTTTTATTTAGGAGATGCACACTGGGCGGCTATAAAAGAGAGCAATCTATGTAGAAAATTGAGGGTAAATAAGACAATTGATGACATCTCTGCTGAAAAAGTTGGATTGATTGGGGGGAGGTATATAAGTTGGGCAATTGCTGAAAAGGCGGAGGAGGTTTATATTTCAGATACAGATAGTTGGGTAGAGAAGGCCACTATTAAGATTTTAAATGAGGCAGGAATCAACGCCTATCCATGCAATGGAGATGATAAAAAAGCTGTAGAGAGTTCAGAAAAAGCGTATATAACAACCTTCATCCCAAATATTGCCTTGAGAATATTGAATAAGCTTAGAGATGATAAAGTTGAGCTTTTGATTTAA
- the hmdB gene encoding 5,10-methenyltetrahydromethanopterin hydrogenase cofactor biosynthesis protein HmdB produces the protein MIFEKIEENFKELKEGNEEFIKNGLIDEDEALKLFKIDNWGDYLKLFNIASKVRDFFKKEIEITSTIHITNVCHINPKCLYCGFAAGTSKEGYYKPFRLTDEEIKRSAIAIEESGIRRVSCSSAHGYQGREVVRALKIVKKYTNLEVLVNAGADLTEESIKELKKYGIDTICCNLETINEELFKKVKPGEELEDRIRVCKLVNKYGIELSTGLLIGIGESYEDRVEHLFYLKNELIVGEVPIMGFNPYKGTPMENHPKCSALEQAKTIAITRLIFPNIRITSPTPTIGAELVQFALFGGASNVATVIPKNHPMNVKGVGNPKTGNLEEVVKMIMDLGLKPKLDWEKYRRYLEVYGR, from the coding sequence ATGATATTTGAGAAGATAGAGGAGAATTTTAAAGAGTTAAAGGAAGGGAACGAAGAATTTATAAAAAATGGGCTTATTGATGAGGATGAGGCATTAAAACTATTTAAAATAGACAATTGGGGAGATTATTTAAAGCTGTTTAACATTGCCTCGAAGGTTAGGGACTTTTTCAAAAAAGAGATTGAGATTACCTCAACAATCCACATAACGAATGTATGCCATATAAACCCTAAATGCCTATACTGCGGTTTTGCCGCTGGAACTTCAAAAGAAGGCTATTATAAGCCCTTTAGATTAACTGATGAGGAAATAAAAAGATCAGCTATAGCAATTGAAGAGAGTGGGATAAGGAGAGTTAGCTGTTCCTCTGCACATGGTTATCAAGGTAGAGAGGTAGTAAGAGCTTTAAAGATAGTTAAAAAATATACAAACTTAGAGGTTTTAGTCAATGCTGGTGCTGATTTAACAGAAGAATCCATTAAAGAGCTTAAAAAATATGGCATCGACACAATCTGCTGTAACTTAGAGACAATAAATGAAGAGCTATTTAAGAAGGTTAAGCCGGGAGAGGAGTTGGAGGATAGGATAAGGGTCTGCAAATTGGTTAATAAGTATGGTATTGAGTTATCCACTGGCTTATTAATTGGTATTGGGGAGAGTTATGAGGATAGGGTGGAGCATTTATTTTATTTAAAGAATGAGTTGATTGTTGGAGAAGTTCCAATAATGGGCTTCAACCCTTACAAAGGAACGCCTATGGAGAATCATCCAAAATGTTCTGCCTTAGAGCAGGCAAAGACAATAGCTATAACAAGGTTGATATTTCCAAATATAAGGATAACTTCACCAACACCAACGATAGGGGCTGAGTTAGTGCAGTTTGCCTTATTTGGAGGGGCAAGCAATGTAGCAACAGTTATTCCTAAGAACCACCCAATGAATGTAAAAGGAGTTGGAAATCCAAAAACAGGGAATTTGGAGGAAGTTGTTAAGATGATTATGGATTTGGGACTAAAACCAAAGTTGGACTGGGAGAAGTATAGAAGATACTTAGAGGTTTATGGTAGATAA
- the hmd gene encoding 5,10-methenyltetrahydromethanopterin hydrogenase encodes MKIAILGAGCYRTHAAAGITNFMRACEVANQVGKPEIALTHSTITMGAELLHLVPDVKEVIVSDPCFAEDPGLVVIDEFDPKEVMEAHLSGNPESIMPKIREVVKAKAKELPKPPKACIHLVHPEDVGLKVTADDREAVADAEIVITWLPKGNKQPDIIKKFADAIPEGAIVTHACTIPTTKFAKIFKDLGRDDLNITSYHPGAVPEMKGQIYIAEGYASEEAINKLYEIAKIARGNAFKMPANLIGPVCDMCSAVTATVYAGLLAYRDAVTKILGAPADFAQMMADEALTQLHNLMKEKGIANMEEALDPAALLGTADSMCFGPLADILPTALKVLEKYKKE; translated from the coding sequence ATGAAAATAGCAATCTTGGGAGCAGGTTGTTACAGAACACACGCAGCTGCAGGGATAACAAACTTCATGAGAGCTTGTGAAGTTGCTAACCAAGTTGGAAAGCCAGAAATTGCTTTAACACACTCAACAATTACAATGGGAGCAGAGCTTTTACACTTAGTTCCTGATGTTAAAGAAGTTATTGTTTCAGATCCATGCTTTGCTGAAGATCCAGGGTTAGTTGTTATTGATGAATTTGACCCAAAAGAAGTTATGGAAGCTCATTTAAGTGGAAACCCAGAAAGTATAATGCCAAAGATTAGAGAAGTTGTTAAGGCAAAGGCAAAAGAGTTACCAAAACCACCAAAGGCTTGCATCCACTTAGTTCACCCAGAGGATGTTGGTTTAAAGGTTACTGCTGATGACAGAGAGGCTGTTGCAGATGCAGAAATTGTTATAACATGGTTACCAAAAGGAAACAAACAACCAGACATCATTAAGAAATTTGCAGACGCAATTCCAGAAGGAGCTATTGTAACCCACGCATGTACAATCCCAACAACAAAGTTCGCAAAAATCTTTAAAGACTTAGGAAGAGATGATTTAAACATAACCTCCTACCACCCAGGGGCAGTTCCAGAGATGAAGGGGCAAATTTATATTGCTGAAGGTTACGCAAGTGAAGAGGCAATCAACAAGTTATATGAGATTGCTAAGATTGCAAGAGGAAATGCATTCAAGATGCCAGCTAACTTAATTGGTCCAGTTTGTGACATGTGTTCAGCAGTTACAGCAACAGTCTATGCTGGTTTGTTAGCTTACAGAGACGCTGTTACAAAAATCTTAGGTGCTCCAGCTGACTTCGCTCAGATGATGGCTGATGAGGCATTAACACAATTACACAACTTAATGAAAGAGAAGGGAATAGCAAACATGGAAGAGGCATTGGACCCAGCTGCATTATTAGGAACTGCAGACAGTATGTGCTTTGGTCCATTAGCAGATATCTTACCAACAGCTTTAAAGGTCTTAGAGAAATATAAGAAAGAGTAA
- a CDS encoding cyclase family protein: MKVLDLTQPLINFPYPGDPELKITEKRIDGFIVSEIVMGSHLSTHIDYPKHVGLKNEILFKDGIIKGRGYCISLEDFEKNSGKHDKLLFTCDILLIYTGFSKYWNKREYFDKIPDISVDNIIKSNIKCVGIDACTIGGLEEHKKLLSNNILIIENLNENLKNLIGKSFYFLGLPLKIFDIDASPARCVAIL, from the coding sequence ATGAAAGTTTTAGATTTAACACAGCCCTTAATTAATTTTCCTTATCCAGGAGATCCAGAGCTAAAAATTACTGAAAAAAGGATAGATGGGTTCATAGTATCAGAAATAGTTATGGGGTCTCATCTCTCCACTCATATAGATTATCCAAAACATGTTGGGTTGAAAAATGAAATTTTATTCAAGGATGGGATTATTAAAGGGAGAGGATATTGTATATCTTTAGAGGATTTTGAAAAGAATAGTGGTAAACATGATAAATTATTATTTACATGTGATATTTTGTTAATTTATACTGGATTTTCTAAATATTGGAATAAAAGAGAGTATTTTGATAAAATTCCAGATATATCGGTTGATAATATTATTAAAAGCAATATAAAATGTGTTGGCATAGATGCATGCACAATTGGTGGGTTAGAAGAGCATAAAAAGCTTTTATCAAACAATATTTTAATTATTGAAAATCTAAATGAAAATTTGAAAAATTTGATTGGAAAGAGTTTCTATTTTTTAGGATTGCCGTTAAAGATATTTGATATTGATGCATCTCCAGCGAGGTGTGTAGCTATTTTATAG
- a CDS encoding Gar1/Naf1 family protein, with translation MKVEILHKTPKGFLIGRGKREIKIGSVVIFKNKKIGKVVDIFGPVAKPYIKILPVDKGIEVSGTVYIKNDKSKYKNSKKKN, from the coding sequence TTGAAAGTAGAAATACTTCACAAAACGCCAAAGGGTTTCTTGATAGGTAGGGGAAAGAGAGAGATAAAGATTGGTTCGGTTGTTATTTTTAAAAATAAGAAAATTGGTAAGGTAGTGGATATTTTCGGCCCAGTTGCTAAACCGTATATAAAAATACTCCCTGTTGATAAAGGCATAGAAGTTTCTGGGACTGTGTATATAAAAAACGATAAATCTAAATATAAAAATTCTAAGAAGAAAAATTAA
- a CDS encoding transcription initiation factor IIB: MEALKTKENEKTKEKKIITKAETSEKKEENVREEEIVCPICGSKEVVKDYERAEIVCAKCGCVIKEKLFDIGPEWRAFDHEQKIKRCRVGAPMTYTIHDKGLSTVIDWRNKDSYGKDLSANKRAQLYRLRKWQRRIRVSDAAERNLAFALSELDRITSKLGLPRHVRENAAIIYRGAVDKGLIRGRSIEGVVAAAIYAACRRCRVPRTLDEIAEASRVDRKEIGRTYRFLARELNIKLTPTNPIDYVPRFASELGLPGEVESKAIQILQQAAEKGLTSGRGPTGVAAAAIYIASVLLGCRRTQREVAEVAGVTEVTIRNRYKELTEHLDIDVTL, encoded by the coding sequence ATGGAAGCTCTCAAAACAAAAGAAAATGAAAAAACAAAAGAAAAGAAAATTATAACAAAAGCCGAAACTTCCGAAAAAAAAGAAGAAAATGTTAGGGAAGAAGAAATTGTTTGTCCAATTTGTGGTAGTAAAGAAGTTGTTAAAGATTATGAAAGAGCTGAAATTGTCTGTGCAAAATGTGGATGTGTCATTAAAGAGAAGTTATTTGATATTGGGCCAGAGTGGAGAGCATTTGACCATGAACAGAAAATTAAGAGATGTAGAGTTGGGGCTCCTATGACGTACACTATCCACGACAAAGGATTATCAACAGTTATTGATTGGAGAAATAAAGATAGCTATGGAAAAGATTTATCTGCAAATAAAAGAGCTCAACTTTACAGATTAAGAAAGTGGCAGAGGAGAATTAGAGTTAGTGACGCTGCAGAAAGGAATTTAGCATTTGCTTTATCAGAATTAGATAGAATTACATCAAAACTTGGATTGCCAAGACATGTTAGGGAGAATGCCGCTATAATTTACAGAGGAGCAGTTGATAAAGGATTAATAAGAGGAAGAAGTATTGAGGGGGTTGTTGCTGCTGCTATTTATGCAGCTTGTAGAAGGTGTAGAGTGCCAAGAACTTTAGATGAGATTGCCGAGGCTTCAAGAGTAGATAGGAAAGAAATTGGAAGAACTTACAGATTTTTAGCAAGAGAATTAAATATAAAGCTAACTCCAACAAATCCAATCGATTATGTGCCAAGATTTGCTTCTGAACTTGGATTACCTGGAGAGGTTGAGTCCAAAGCTATACAGATATTACAGCAAGCGGCTGAAAAGGGATTAACAAGCGGTAGAGGCCCTACTGGTGTTGCTGCTGCAGCAATATATATAGCAAGCGTTCTCCTTGGATGTAGGAGAACTCAGAGGGAAGTTGCTGAAGTTGCTGGTGTAACAGAGGTAACTATAAGAAATAGATATAAGGAGCTAACAGAACACTTAGATATTGATGTAACTTTGTAA
- a CDS encoding ATPase, T2SS/T4P/T4SS family, with the protein MGILDKIHKKSEKSEKEKKSETTISNNVKIKPVEPYPTVDKKTLVGNNETLLDTYTIKIDEIEMEVVIKREKGYIYYTIPEIEKINASLSKLTKDHINHIKSQISDLGLIEYQQIKEYLTNFSMRYNLAIPYIDSLAKFFYLVIGRLGLLEVPLNDDRLEEVMVNGYNVPVFVFHRKHQMCETNIVLDRNEVDRIIESIANLVNRPIDSRVPMLDAFLPDGSRVNATTADITMNGATLTIRKFSKNPLTVIDLINFGTLDIDTAAFLWQAVEGYFGAKPANTLIVGGTGSGKTTLLNVLSLFSMYNERIITIEDTPELQIPHKHVIKMVTRPARPGMPEYEVTMDDLIKNALRMRPDRIFVGEVRGEEAHSLLVAMNTGHDGALAYDELIYLSDGNITKIGEFVDKFFKKYENSIKKEDNGFEWADIKNENIYIKSFNKLSLIIEDKRILRVWRKKYSGKLIKITTKGKREITLTHDHPVYVLKEKIFEINAEMVKVGDLIYIPKNKNMDLDKVTKIETIDYNGYIYDLTVEDNHTYIAGKNGGFAVSNCSGTLHANSADEAILRLTSPPMNVPRIMLTALNFIINQQRIRRAGKTIRRILEIVEIVKGGGEGHEFAKTSLYEYNGLKDHLERRGICMWEEEVCEIAGITKEELLRDRENRKKVLSYLYKNNIKKLEDVSKYIMGYQADPEKLMRLIR; encoded by the coding sequence ATGGGGATATTAGATAAAATACATAAAAAATCTGAAAAAAGTGAAAAAGAAAAAAAATCCGAAACTACAATTTCAAATAACGTTAAGATTAAACCTGTAGAACCCTACCCAACTGTTGATAAAAAGACATTGGTTGGAAATAACGAAACCTTATTGGATACTTACACTATAAAAATTGATGAAATAGAAATGGAAGTAGTGATTAAAAGAGAAAAAGGTTATATTTATTACACAATCCCTGAAATTGAAAAGATTAATGCATCCCTTTCAAAACTTACAAAAGACCATATAAATCATATAAAATCCCAAATTAGTGATTTAGGTCTGATAGAATATCAACAGATAAAAGAGTATTTAACAAATTTCTCTATGAGGTATAATTTAGCTATTCCTTATATTGACTCATTAGCAAAATTCTTTTATTTAGTAATTGGAAGACTCGGACTATTAGAAGTTCCGCTAAATGATGATAGATTAGAAGAAGTTATGGTTAATGGTTACAATGTTCCAGTTTTTGTATTTCATAGAAAACATCAGATGTGTGAAACAAATATTGTGTTAGATAGAAATGAAGTTGATAGGATTATTGAAAGTATTGCAAATTTAGTTAATAGACCGATAGATTCAAGAGTTCCAATGCTCGACGCATTTCTACCCGATGGAAGTAGAGTGAATGCTACCACAGCCGATATAACCATGAACGGAGCTACATTAACAATAAGAAAATTCTCAAAAAATCCATTAACTGTTATCGATTTAATAAACTTCGGAACTTTAGATATAGATACCGCCGCTTTTTTATGGCAAGCTGTTGAAGGTTACTTTGGAGCAAAACCAGCAAACACCTTAATAGTTGGTGGAACTGGTTCTGGAAAAACAACATTGTTGAATGTTTTATCATTATTCTCAATGTACAACGAAAGAATCATAACTATCGAAGATACCCCAGAGTTACAGATTCCTCATAAACATGTCATAAAGATGGTTACAAGGCCTGCAAGGCCTGGAATGCCAGAGTATGAAGTTACAATGGATGATTTGATTAAAAACGCTCTAAGGATGAGGCCAGATAGAATATTTGTTGGAGAAGTTAGAGGGGAAGAAGCTCATTCGTTGTTAGTTGCTATGAACACCGGGCACGATGGGGCTTTAGCTTATGACGAGCTAATTTATTTATCAGATGGAAATATAACAAAGATTGGAGAGTTTGTAGATAAATTCTTTAAAAAATACGAAAACAGCATAAAAAAAGAAGATAATGGATTTGAATGGGCAGATATTAAAAACGAAAATATATATATCAAAAGTTTCAATAAATTGTCACTAATTATTGAAGATAAAAGAATATTAAGAGTTTGGCGAAAAAAATATTCTGGAAAATTAATTAAAATAACAACTAAAGGAAAAAGAGAAATTACTCTAACTCATGACCATCCTGTATATGTATTAAAGGAAAAAATTTTTGAAATAAATGCAGAAATGGTAAAGGTTGGAGACCTCATATATATTCCAAAAAACAAAAATATGGACTTAGACAAAGTAACTAAAATAGAAACCATTGATTATAACGGATACATATATGACCTAACAGTCGAAGATAACCATACCTATATCGCTGGAAAAAATGGAGGTTTTGCTGTTTCAAACTGCTCTGGAACATTACATGCGAATAGTGCTGATGAAGCTATTTTAAGATTAACAAGCCCACCAATGAATGTCCCGAGGATTATGCTAACAGCATTAAATTTCATTATAAACCAGCAGAGGATTAGAAGGGCTGGAAAAACAATTAGGAGAATTCTTGAAATCGTGGAGATTGTGAAAGGTGGTGGTGAAGGTCACGAATTTGCCAAAACCTCCCTTTACGAATATAATGGATTAAAAGACCACTTAGAAAGAAGAGGAATTTGTATGTGGGAAGAAGAGGTTTGTGAAATAGCAGGAATTACTAAAGAGGAATTATTAAGAGACAGAGAAAATAGGAAAAAGGTTTTAAGTTACTTGTACAAAAATAATATTAAAAAACTTGAAGATGTTTCTAAATACATAATGGGATATCAGGCAGATCCTGAAAAACTTATGAGATTGATAAGATGA
- a CDS encoding type II secretion system F family protein has product MGEYSKKLNIKKKIDLLLYKLGLKPLSIETLKELKESKKEEETPEFYDVYFEPEEEFTDIEKYEFILYEEDIVGKTAKSLSKIFKGNLFPSRNELRYMGIRDEVAYFKKVITYMIITFLVLLFMGILDNDPLQGLANGLLGAGIILALSLFYPKIRLILFKGEIKLQILFTLIYMVSILRAGGSLPEVLDNISKSREYGVVAFEARSIIRDVNIGGYNLVEALERAKMRTKIPLLKKLYDQMIIGYNKGNLPLLLEKLYEDIVRESMIKLDSSKFMIQNLGNLAFGVGLILPFTGMILSTMISNQGFSGILSTINLLLLKIGPLLTLIFGIFVKLKIE; this is encoded by the coding sequence ATGGGTGAATATTCTAAAAAACTAAATATAAAGAAAAAAATTGATTTGTTATTATATAAGTTAGGACTAAAACCTCTCAGTATAGAAACTTTAAAGGAGTTAAAAGAATCCAAAAAAGAGGAAGAAACTCCTGAATTCTATGACGTTTATTTTGAACCTGAAGAAGAATTCACTGATATAGAAAAGTACGAATTTATACTATATGAAGAAGATATTGTTGGTAAGACAGCAAAGTCACTGTCAAAAATATTTAAAGGTAACTTATTTCCATCAAGAAATGAACTTAGGTATATGGGAATTAGAGATGAAGTAGCCTATTTTAAAAAGGTAATAACCTATATGATTATAACTTTTTTGGTATTACTCTTTATGGGAATTTTAGATAATGATCCACTTCAAGGATTAGCCAATGGATTATTAGGAGCTGGAATTATATTAGCATTGTCATTATTTTACCCAAAAATCAGACTAATATTATTTAAAGGGGAAATAAAACTTCAAATCTTATTTACATTGATATATATGGTATCAATCCTTAGGGCAGGAGGGTCTCTACCAGAAGTTTTAGATAATATTTCAAAAAGTAGAGAGTACGGAGTCGTAGCATTTGAGGCAAGGTCTATAATTAGAGACGTTAATATAGGAGGTTACAACTTAGTAGAAGCACTTGAAAGAGCTAAGATGAGGACAAAAATCCCCCTATTAAAAAAATTATACGACCAGATGATTATAGGTTACAATAAAGGTAATCTACCCCTACTTTTAGAGAAATTATACGAGGATATTGTTAGAGAGTCCATGATTAAATTGGATTCATCGAAATTTATGATACAAAACTTAGGAAACTTAGCATTTGGGGTTGGGTTAATACTTCCATTTACTGGGATGATATTATCGACTATGATAAGTAATCAGGGGTTTTCAGGAATATTAAGCACTATAAACCTACTGCTATTGAAAATTGGTCCATTATTAACACTAATATTTGGAATTTTTGTTAAACTAAAAATAGAATAA
- a CDS encoding type II secretion system F family protein → MPKYLTTLYKRTIKRNVILFKKLGKEFDEKKFVLLLIIIAAIPILISYYLNLTLKSMIIFVVIYVGAALFIPSILYENKIETLENNIPQALYIMILALESGRSINEALLEVVKSNIKEVSDIFRKVLYLMENQKLSFEESMTIVSNLYDSKVLRMLARIMIENRKYGGDLADSLKILAKTLEDFKMYKKQLLSVTASGLAIGFIILCGVIPAVAALLGAYLIAVSGMLSGVAPIPPVKPEDISKRLEIVQMGTAIIGALFAIPIFGLKIGRMFVISAITMTVGVLAYYTILKIAPGLFS, encoded by the coding sequence ATGCCCAAATACTTAACAACCCTATATAAAAGAACTATAAAAAGGAATGTCATACTCTTTAAAAAACTTGGTAAGGAGTTTGATGAAAAAAAGTTTGTATTGTTGTTAATTATTATAGCTGCGATACCAATTCTAATATCTTATTATCTAAACCTAACCTTGAAAAGTATGATTATATTCGTAGTTATATATGTGGGAGCTGCATTGTTCATCCCCTCTATTTTATACGAAAATAAAATAGAAACTCTTGAAAATAACATTCCACAAGCTCTTTATATTATGATATTAGCCCTCGAATCTGGAAGGTCCATAAACGAAGCATTACTTGAAGTTGTTAAAAGCAATATAAAAGAAGTTAGTGATATATTTAGAAAAGTTCTATATCTAATGGAAAATCAAAAATTAAGTTTTGAAGAGTCTATGACAATTGTGTCTAATTTATATGACTCTAAAGTATTAAGGATGTTAGCAAGAATTATGATTGAAAATAGGAAATACGGTGGAGATTTGGCAGATTCTCTAAAAATATTGGCTAAAACTCTTGAAGACTTTAAAATGTATAAAAAGCAGTTGTTAAGTGTTACAGCAAGTGGTTTAGCTATTGGTTTTATTATATTGTGTGGGGTCATTCCAGCTGTTGCTGCACTGTTGGGAGCTTATTTAATAGCTGTTTCAGGTATGTTAAGTGGTGTTGCTCCAATACCTCCAGTTAAACCAGAAGACATATCAAAAAGATTAGAGATTGTTCAAATGGGAACGGCAATTATAGGAGCTTTGTTTGCAATTCCAATATTTGGGTTAAAAATAGGGAGGATGTTTGTAATTTCTGCTATAACCATGACAGTTGGAGTTTTAGCATATTATACAATCTTAAAAATTGCTCCAGGGTTATTTTCATAA
- a CDS encoding TIGR00295 family protein, with product MEFEKALSILKNLCPENVVEHCIAVSEYAYELALAIKNNGHNVDIELVRLGGLLHDIGRSKTHGIDHGVVGAEILRELGFDEKLALIAERHIGAGITKEEAIELGLPPKDYLPITLEEKIVAHADNLIFGTKRVEINEVIKKFEKRLGRNHPSIKRIILLNDEINNLLK from the coding sequence ATGGAATTTGAAAAAGCCCTATCTATTTTAAAAAACTTATGCCCTGAGAATGTGGTAGAGCATTGTATAGCAGTTTCGGAATATGCTTATGAATTAGCTTTAGCTATAAAAAACAACGGCCATAATGTTGATATTGAGCTTGTTAGATTGGGAGGTTTGTTGCACGATATTGGTAGGAGTAAAACCCATGGTATAGATCATGGAGTTGTAGGGGCTGAAATTTTAAGGGAGTTGGGTTTTGATGAGAAACTTGCATTAATAGCTGAGAGGCATATTGGGGCAGGAATAACAAAAGAAGAGGCTATAGAGCTTGGTCTTCCACCAAAAGATTATTTACCAATAACATTGGAAGAAAAGATTGTAGCTCATGCTGATAACTTAATATTTGGGACGAAGAGAGTTGAAATAAATGAGGTAATAAAAAAATTTGAAAAAAGATTGGGTAGAAATCACCCTTCAATTAAGAGAATTATTTTACTAAATGATGAGATAAACAATCTTTTAAAATAA
- the tfe gene encoding transcription factor E, whose protein sequence is MRKEKKIERIYEMLNDPLVQEVLFNIFEGDEKGFEVIDVLLEKGETTEEEIAKELGVKLNVVRKLLYKLYDARLVDYKRWKDEDTNWYSYTWLPTLEKLPYMVKKKINELIKDLEEKLEFEKNNMFFFCPNCNVRFTFEEAMDYGFACPGCGNMLQEFDNNELIRDLEEQIKFLKGELKNNPFLK, encoded by the coding sequence ATGAGGAAAGAAAAGAAAATAGAGAGAATATATGAGATGCTAAACGACCCTTTGGTTCAGGAAGTTCTTTTTAATATATTTGAAGGAGACGAGAAAGGGTTTGAGGTTATTGACGTTCTTTTAGAGAAGGGCGAGACAACAGAGGAGGAAATAGCCAAAGAGCTTGGAGTAAAGCTTAATGTAGTTAGAAAACTGCTTTATAAGTTGTATGATGCAAGATTGGTTGATTACAAGAGATGGAAAGATGAAGATACTAATTGGTATTCCTATACATGGCTACCAACACTTGAAAAACTGCCTTATATGGTAAAAAAGAAGATAAATGAGCTAATCAAAGACCTTGAGGAGAAGTTAGAGTTTGAGAAAAACAACATGTTTTTCTTCTGTCCAAATTGCAATGTAAGATTTACATTTGAAGAGGCGATGGATTATGGATTTGCATGCCCCGGCTGTGGAAACATGTTGCAAGAGTTTGATAACAATGAATTGATTAGGGATTTAGAGGAGCAAATAAAATTTTTAAAGGGGGAATTAAAAAACAATCCTTTTTTGAAATAA